In Triticum aestivum cultivar Chinese Spring chromosome 5B, IWGSC CS RefSeq v2.1, whole genome shotgun sequence, the following proteins share a genomic window:
- the LOC123113956 gene encoding protein trichome birefringence-like 33 yields MVKAKLLAVLALVAVAAPFLRAAGQEEGEGGARPSELLPFAVGAAPAGCDVGQGEWVYDEAAAPAYDEEACPYIPAELTCQAHGRPDKSYQHWRWQPRGCSLPSFNATVMLEMLRGKRMLFVGDSLNRAQYVSLLCLLHRAMPEGSTSFETVDALSIFRAKAYDATIEFYWAPLLAESNADDGVEHQLNDRVIRGAPMDRHSRFWKGADVLVFNSYLWWMTGDKIQILRGADNDMSKDIVEMGAEEAYRLVLHQVVRWLDGNVDPKRSRVFFVTASPTHATGQLWGDEAEGSNCHGQTKPIADASYWGSTSRAMLRVTGEVLAASARVPVGVVNVTQMSEYRRDAHTQVYREQWAPPTKEQLADPKSYADCTHWCLPGVPDAWNELLYWKLFFPANDQAL; encoded by the exons ATGGTGAAGGCGAAGCTCCTCGCTGTGCTGGCCCTCGTGGCCGTCGCCGCGCCGTTCCTCCGCGCCGCCGGCCAG GAGGAGGGTGAGGGCGGGGCGAGGCCGTCGGAGCTGCTGCCGTTCGCGGtgggcgcggcgccggcggggtGCGACGTCGGGCAGGGCGAGTGGGTGTAcgacgaggcggcggcgccggcgtaCGATGAGGAGGCGTGCCCCTACATCCCGGCGGAGCTGACGTGCCAGGCGCACGGCCGCCCCGACAAGTCGTACCAGCACTGGCGGTGGCAGCCCCGCGGCTGCTCGCTCCCCAG CTTCAACGCGACGGTGATGCTGGAGATGCTGCGCGGGAAGCGGATGCTGTTCGTGGGCGACTCGCTGAACCGGGCGCAGTACGTGTCGCTGCTCTGCCTGCTCCACCGCGCCATGCCGGAGGGCTCCACCTCCTTCGAGACCGTCGACGCGCTCAGCATCTTCAGGGCCAAGGCCTACGACGCCACCATCGAGTTCTACTGGGCGCCGCTCCTCGCCGAgtccaacgccgacgacggcgtcgagcaccagctcaacgaccgcgtcatccgcgGCGCGCCCATGGACCGCCACTCGAGATTCTGGAAGGGCGCCGACGTCCTCGTCTTCAACTCCTACCTCTGGTGGATGACCGGCGACAAGATCCAGATCCT GAGGGGCGCCGACAACGACATGAGCAAGGACATCGTGGAGATGGGCGCGGAGGAGGCCTACAGGCTGGTGCTGCACCAGGTGGTGCGGTGGCTGGACGGCAACGTGGACCCCAAGAGGTCCCGGGTCTTCTTCGTCACGGCGTCGCCCACGCACGCCACCGGCCAGCTCTGGGGCGACGAGGCGGAGGGCAGCAACTGCCACGGCCAGACCAAGCCCATCGCCGACGCCTCCTACTGGGGGAGCACCAGCAGGGCGATGCTGCGGGTCACCGGCGAGGTGCTGGCCGCGTCCGCGAGGGTGCCCGTCGGCGTGGTAAACGTCACGCAGATGTCCGAGTACCGCCGGGACGCGCACACGCAGGTGTACCGGGAGCAGTGGGCGCCGCCCACCAAGGAGCAGCTCGCCGACCCCAAGAGCTACGCCGACTGCACCCACTGGTGCCTCCCCGGCGTGCCCGACGCATGGAACGAGCTGCTCTACTGGAAGCTCTTCTTCCCCGCCAACGACCAGGCCCTCTGA